A genomic window from Pecten maximus chromosome 2, xPecMax1.1, whole genome shotgun sequence includes:
- the LOC117319691 gene encoding glutaredoxin-C8-like, translating to MAGAKPFVDSKIKQRPVLLFSKKYCPESKMIKEILDGYKLTNQTYEVVEIENRQDCNQIEDYFQIICLTDRRAVPQLFVRGKYIGGEPEIKRLHDSGNLGKILISLKQ from the exons ATGGCAGGTGCAAAACCATTCGTTGACAGTAAGATAAAACAGCGGcctgttttattgttttctaaGAAGTATTGCCCTGAATCTAAAATGATAAAGGAAATACTCGACGGATACAAGCTGACAAATCAAACCTACGAAGTGGTGGAAATTGAGAACAGACAAGATTGTAACCAAATCGAGGATTACTTCCAGATCATTTGTCTCACAGATAGGCGAGCG GTACCCCAGCTGTTTGTCAGGGGAAAGTACATTGGTGGTGAACCGGAGATCAAACGACTTCATGATTCTGGAAATCTCGGCAAAATtcttatttcattaaaacaatag